From the genome of Gorilla gorilla gorilla isolate KB3781 chromosome 4, NHGRI_mGorGor1-v2.1_pri, whole genome shotgun sequence, one region includes:
- the TAC4 gene encoding tachykinin-4: MLPCLALLLLKELSVCTVAGDGGEEQTLSTEAETWVIVALEEGAGPSIQLQLQEVKTGKASQFFGLMGKRVGGE; this comes from the exons ATGCTGccttgccttgccctgcttctcCTGAAAGAGCTGTCCGTGTGCACTGTGGCAGGTGATGGTGGAGAGGAACAGACACTCAGCACTGAAGCAGAGACCTGGGTAATTGTGGCCTTGGAG GAAGGCGCTGGCCCCAGCATTCAGCTCCAGCTGCAGGAGGTGAAGACGGGCAAGGCAAGCCAGTTCTTTGGGCTGATGGGGAAGCGAGTGGGGGGTGAGTGA